One region of Mustelus asterias unplaced genomic scaffold, sMusAst1.hap1.1 HAP1_SCAFFOLD_114, whole genome shotgun sequence genomic DNA includes:
- the LOC144484537 gene encoding uncharacterized protein LOC144484537, producing MNSQILGGTEDQRDLGAYVHISLKTADDTKGFNVPSELEIHRRSHTGERPFSCSDCGKGFTQSSSLQRHQRVHTGERPFTCSQCGKRFTRISHLLSHKVTHTNERPFKCTDCGSGFKSSRELMSHQRTHTVERPFSCPDCTKKFRTSFHLREHQRVHTGERPFTCSVCGNGFTQLSILLRHNLIHTNERPFKCSDQRVHTGEKPFTCSQCGKGFTQLSSLQTHQRLHTGERPFTCSQCRPFTCSQCGKGFILLSSLRRHQRVHTGEKPFICSECGKGFTNSSDLQTHQRVHTGERPFTCSQCGEGFTQSSNLQRHQRIHTGERPFTCSQCGKGFRVSSHLLRHQEVHE from the exons ATGAATAGTCAGATCCTCGGAGGTACAGAGGATCAGCGGGACCTTGGTGCGTATGTTCATATATCTCTGAAGAcagctgacgacaccaag ggattcaatgtcccatcagagctggaaattcatcgacgcagtcacactggagagagaccgttcagctgctctgattgtgggaagggattcactcagtcatccagcctgcagagacaccagcgagttcacaccggggagagaccgttcacctgctctcagtgtgggaagcgattcactcgcatttcccacctgctgagtcacaaagtcactcacaccaatgagagaccctttaaatgtactgactgtgggagtggatttAAAAGTTCTCGAGAACTGATGtcccaccaacgcactcacactgtggagagaccgttcagctgccctGACTGCACAAAGAAGTTTAGAACGTCATTTCACCTgcgggaacaccagcgagttcatactggggagaggccattcacctgctctgtgtgtgggaacggGTTCACTCAGCTATCCATCCTGTTGAGACACAATCTcattcacaccaatgagagaccctttaaatgttctgac cagcgagttcacactggggagaaaccattcacctgctctcagtgtgggaagggattcactcagttatccagcctgcagacgcaccagcgacttcacactggggagaggccattcacctgctctcagtgt aggccgttcacctgctctcagtgtgggaagggattcattctgttatccagcctgcggagacaccagcgagttcacactggggagaaaccattcatctgctctgagtgtgggaagggattcactaactcatctgacctgcagacacaccagcgagttcacacaggggagaggccgttcacctgctctcagtgtggggagggattcactcagtcatccaacttgcagagacaccagcgcattcacactggggagagaccattcacctgctctcagtgtgggaagggattcagagtttcatcccacctgctgagacaccaagaagttcacgagtga